Within the Rhizobium grahamii genome, the region CATAGGCAGGCTGACGAAGGGAGAGAATGATGCAGCAAAAACAGATGGGCTTTGCCGAATGGGGAATGTTGCTGGTGCTCTCCCTGCTATGGGGCGGCTCCTTCCTCTTCAACGGCATTCTGGTAAAGACGCTGCCACCGTTCACGATCGTCACCGGTCGGGTTTTGATCGCGGCGCTTGCGCTGAACGTGATTGTCAGGGCGACGGGCCATGTCATGCCGCGCGACAGCAAGTCCTGGGCAGCCTTCTTCGGCATGGGCATCCTGAACAACATGATCCCGTTCTGCCTCATCGTCTGGGGTCAGACCCATATTGCGAGCGGCCTTGCCTCCATCCTGAACGCCACGACGCCGCTCTTCGGTGTCGTTGTCGCGCACTTCCTCACCGCCGATGAAAAGATGACCGGCAACCGCTTGCTCGGCGTTCTCGTCGGCTTTGCCGGCGTTGCCTACATGATCGGTTTCGATGTGCTGCGGGATCTCGGCTCGAACGTGCTGGCACAGCTCGCCGTGCTCGGCGCTGCGCTGTCCTATGCCTTTGCCGGCATCTTCGGCCGCCGTTTCCGCCAGATGGGCATGGCGCCGCTCATCCCTGCGGCAGGGCAGGTCACGGCCTCGACCGTGCTGATGCTGCCGATCGCTCTTGTCGTCGATCAGCCCTGGACATTGACCGCGCCGTCGACGGAAACCTGGATCGCGCTGCTGGGCCTGGCCCTGTTGTCGACCGCGATCGCCTATGTGCTGTTCTTCCGCATTCTGGCAACCGCTGGCGCGACCAATCTGATGCTTGTGACCTTCCTGATCCCGGTCAGCGCCATCCTGCTTGGCGCGGCAATTCTTGGCGAACAGCTGCAGGCCAAGCATCTGATCGGCATGGCGATGATTGCAGTCGGGTTGGCGGCGATAGACGGGCGGTTGTTCTCGCGTTGGCGCGGACGGGTGGCTTGAGGGAGAGATTGCAAAGCCTCAGGGTAGCCACTATCTCGAATGCCGGGATAGGGGGCGAGATGAACCATCAGGCAAGCAATACCATCAGGATCGAGCGTGCGTCGGGCGACGATATCGACGTGTGGGCGAAGCTTCGCGCCGCCTTGTGGTCGGACCAGTCTACGGAAGAACATGCCGCGGAACTGCAGCGGCTCATCGATGATGACAGTGCCGATTTCCGCTGCTTTCTGGCCTTTTCACCGGATGGCAGTGCGATCGGGTTCGCCGAAGCCTGCCTGCGGCGTGACTATGTCAACGGCTGCAAATCGTCGCCGGTTCTTTTCCTCGAGGGTATCTATGTCGAAGAAGCCTCTCGGCGAAGCGGTGTGGGGCGGGCCTTGCTTGAGGCCGTCCGCGGCTTCGGCAATGCGTCCGGCTGTACGGAATTCGCCTCGGATGCGCTTCTGGACAATATCGACAGCCACCGCTTCCACGCCGCCCTCGGTTTCGAGGAGACCCAGCGCGTCGTCTATTTCAGGCAGCCGCTTTAGCTAACAGGCGAGATCGGCGACGACGGAATCGAGGATCAGCATGCCCGACGGCGTGCAGCGAAGCCGGGAATTGCCGATCCGCTCGATGAAGCCATGCTCCAGCAGGAATTCTTCCCGCTTGGGGTCCGGGTCGCGGCCCGAAAGCTGCTGCCAGCGGGCGAGATCGACGCCTTCCTTCAGGCGCAGCCCCATCAGCAGCAGTTCGTCCGCCTGCTCATCGTAGCCAAGCTGTTCCTGATCGAGCATGCCGTGCCCGTCGCGCTCGACGAGATCGAGCCAGCTTTCCGGCTTGCGTTCGGTCGCGGTGGCAATCTTCATGCTGCCGCGTGTCAGCCGCCCGTGGGCGCCTGGTCCGATGCCGGCATAGTCGCCGTAGCGCCAATAGGTGAGGTTGTGGCGGCTCTCCGCGCCCGGGCGGGCGTGGTTCGAGACTTCGTAGGCAGGCAGCCCTTCGCGGGCCGTGATCTCCTGCGTCGCCTCATAGAGCAGCGCCGACTGATCGCCATCCGGAACGATAAGCTTGCCGGCCTTGTGGAGGCCGAAGAAGGGCGTCCCCTCTTCGATGGTCAGCTGATAGAGCGAGAGGTGATCGACCGCGTAGGAGATCGCCTCCTTCAGTTCGCGCTCCCATTCCTCGACCGTCTGGTTCGGGCGGGCATAGATCAGATCGAAGGACATGCGCGGGAAGATGTCGCGCGCGAGCTTGATCGCTTTCAGCGCATCGGCAACATCGTGCAGCCGTCCGAGAAACTTCAGGTCCCGATCGTTCAGCGCCTGGACGCCGAGCGAGACGCGGTTGACGCCGGCGGCGCGATAGCCGCGGAAACGCTCGGCCTCGACGCTGGAGGGGTTCGCCTCCATGGTGATCTCGATACCATCAGACATATGCCAGTGCTTGCCGATGCCGTCGAGAATGGCCGCAACCGTCGAGGGGTCCATCAACGATGGCGTGCCGCCGCCGAGGAAGACGCTCGTGACGGTCTTCGGTCCGCTCAGTTGGCGCACCGTCGCCATCTCCTTCAGGAAGGCGGCCGTGAAGCGCTCCTGATCCACCGGCTGGTGGCGGACATGGCTGTTGAAGTCGCAATAGGGGCACTTGGCGGCACAGAACGGCCAATGCACATAGACGCCGAAGCCGGGCTCACCGGTATCGGGCAGAAGGGCCGCATAGCGCGTCAGGTTAGGCTGTTCCAAAGTGTCCACGTTCGCCCTTAGGCTTCCAGGCAGGTTTCGACGAAAATCTTGAAGGCGCGGGCGCGGTGCGACAGGGCTTCTGCGTCGCCCGGCTTCCAGCCGTGCTTTTCTTCCGCGCTCATCTCGCCAAAGGTAGTCTCATAGCCTTCGGGTTGAAAGACCGGATCGTAGCCGAAGCCCTGGCTGCCGCGCGGCGGCCAGACGACAGCGCCCTCGACCTCGCCCCGGAAGAGTTCGGTGTGACCATCAGGCCAGGCAAGGCAGAGAACGCTGACGAAGCGCGCGGTGCGCTGTTCCAGCTTCGAAGCGCCGGCCTTTTCCAGAGCCGTCTCGACCTTCTGCATGGCCATTGCGAAATCGCGGGTGCCATCGGGTGTTTCGGCCCAATTGGCGGTGTAAACGCCTGGATCGCCGCCAAGGGCGTCGATAACCAGACCAGAATCGTCCGACAGCGCCGGCAGGCCGGAAGCCTCCGCCGACGCCAGCGCCTTGATCTTTGCATTTTCCTCGAAGGTCGTTCCGGTCTCATCTGGCTCGACGAAATTCAGTTCAGCCGCCGATTTCGCGGTGAAGCCGAGCGGTCCGATCAGGTCCTGGATTTCGCGGATCTTGCCGGCATTGTGGCTGGCAACGACGATGGTCTTGGTTTCGAGCTTGCGCATGGTGGTCCTATTCGATGCCCCAGATCCTGGCTTCAGCACATTCGAGGCTGTTGCCCGCGGGGTCGCGGAAATAGATCGATCGGCCGCCTTGCGGCCAGGTGACTTCGGACTCGATGGCAACGCCTTCGGACTTGAGCCGGCTGGCCATCGCATCGAGATTTTCCCTTGAGACACGGAAGCAGGCATGTCCCGAACCAGTTGTCCCGTGCGGCGGTACCTGCAGGGAGCCGGGTGCGGGCGGCTTGATCGTTTCCTTGGGATTGAAGATCAGCAGCACGCCTGCACCGCAGCGAAAGAAGACATGCCGGTCACCGCTCCGCGAGATCTTCGCAAGACCGAGAATGCCTTCATAGAAGGCTTCGGCCGTGTCGAGATCCTCAGCATAGAGCGCCGTCTCCAGCATGCCTTCCAGCATGTCGTTCATCCGGCGATGGCCTGCTTCTGCATGGCGACGAGCTCGGCGATACCGCCCTTGGCGAGCGCCATCAGCGATGCGAATTCCTCATCGGTGAAGGGCGTGCCCTCGGCCGTGCCCTGGATTTCGACGATGCCGCCGGTGCCCGTCATCACGAAGTTCGCGTCGGTTTCTGCAGAGGAATCTTCGAGGTAGTCGAGATCGAGGACCGGCTGATTGGCAAAGATGCCGCACGAAATCGCGGCGACATGGTCCTTCAGCACCCGCTCGACCTTGAGCATGTTGCGGCTTTCCATCCACTTCAGGCAGTCGTAGAGCGCAATCCACGCGCCGGTGATCGACGCTGTGCGCGTTCCGCCGTCCGCCTGGATGACGTCGCAGTCGAGCGTGATCTGGCGTTCGCCAAGTTCCTTGAGATCGACGACGGCGCGCAGCGAACGGCCGATCAGACGCTGGATTTCCTGGGTGCGGCCACCCTGCTTGCCGGTCGCAGCCTCGCGCTTCATGCGGTCGCCGGTCGCGCGTGGCAGCATGCCGTATTCAGCCGTGACCCAGCCCTTGCCGGTATTGCGCAGCCATGCCGGCGGCTTTTCCTCGACGCTAGCCGTGCACAGCACATGCGTATCGCCGAACTTCACCAGACAGGAGCCTTCCGCGTGCTTGGAGAAGTTGCGCTCGAACGAGACCTTGCGCATCTGGTCGGTTTTTCTGCCTGAGGGCCGCATAGAATTCTCCTGAAGCATGATGCCGGGACGATCAATCATCTTGGACAAGTCATGCGTGCTTATGTTGTTGAGAGCTTCTACGATTGGCAGCGCTCATTTGCAATTTCCCTTTTGCCGCTGCTCTGAGATTGGCTATATTTTGTCGGATCATTGTCAGCACGGATACACAAAGTTTCATGGAGTTCAGATCGACGTCGGTTTCAGATGCCGTGGCTGCGCTGGATGAACGCTCCAAGGAAATCTTTCG harbors:
- a CDS encoding DMT family transporter, with the translated sequence MQQKQMGFAEWGMLLVLSLLWGGSFLFNGILVKTLPPFTIVTGRVLIAALALNVIVRATGHVMPRDSKSWAAFFGMGILNNMIPFCLIVWGQTHIASGLASILNATTPLFGVVVAHFLTADEKMTGNRLLGVLVGFAGVAYMIGFDVLRDLGSNVLAQLAVLGAALSYAFAGIFGRRFRQMGMAPLIPAAGQVTASTVLMLPIALVVDQPWTLTAPSTETWIALLGLALLSTAIAYVLFFRILATAGATNLMLVTFLIPVSAILLGAAILGEQLQAKHLIGMAMIAVGLAAIDGRLFSRWRGRVA
- the aac(6') gene encoding aminoglycoside 6'-N-acetyltransferase is translated as MNHQASNTIRIERASGDDIDVWAKLRAALWSDQSTEEHAAELQRLIDDDSADFRCFLAFSPDGSAIGFAEACLRRDYVNGCKSSPVLFLEGIYVEEASRRSGVGRALLEAVRGFGNASGCTEFASDALLDNIDSHRFHAALGFEETQRVVYFRQPL
- the hemW gene encoding radical SAM family heme chaperone HemW, with the translated sequence MDTLEQPNLTRYAALLPDTGEPGFGVYVHWPFCAAKCPYCDFNSHVRHQPVDQERFTAAFLKEMATVRQLSGPKTVTSVFLGGGTPSLMDPSTVAAILDGIGKHWHMSDGIEITMEANPSSVEAERFRGYRAAGVNRVSLGVQALNDRDLKFLGRLHDVADALKAIKLARDIFPRMSFDLIYARPNQTVEEWERELKEAISYAVDHLSLYQLTIEEGTPFFGLHKAGKLIVPDGDQSALLYEATQEITAREGLPAYEVSNHARPGAESRHNLTYWRYGDYAGIGPGAHGRLTRGSMKIATATERKPESWLDLVERDGHGMLDQEQLGYDEQADELLLMGLRLKEGVDLARWQQLSGRDPDPKREEFLLEHGFIERIGNSRLRCTPSGMLILDSVVADLAC
- the rdgB gene encoding RdgB/HAM1 family non-canonical purine NTP pyrophosphatase, whose product is MRKLETKTIVVASHNAGKIREIQDLIGPLGFTAKSAAELNFVEPDETGTTFEENAKIKALASAEASGLPALSDDSGLVIDALGGDPGVYTANWAETPDGTRDFAMAMQKVETALEKAGASKLEQRTARFVSVLCLAWPDGHTELFRGEVEGAVVWPPRGSQGFGYDPVFQPEGYETTFGEMSAEEKHGWKPGDAEALSHRARAFKIFVETCLEA
- a CDS encoding VOC family protein; this encodes MNDMLEGMLETALYAEDLDTAEAFYEGILGLAKISRSGDRHVFFRCGAGVLLIFNPKETIKPPAPGSLQVPPHGTTGSGHACFRVSRENLDAMASRLKSEGVAIESEVTWPQGGRSIYFRDPAGNSLECAEARIWGIE
- the rph gene encoding ribonuclease PH → MRPSGRKTDQMRKVSFERNFSKHAEGSCLVKFGDTHVLCTASVEEKPPAWLRNTGKGWVTAEYGMLPRATGDRMKREAATGKQGGRTQEIQRLIGRSLRAVVDLKELGERQITLDCDVIQADGGTRTASITGAWIALYDCLKWMESRNMLKVERVLKDHVAAISCGIFANQPVLDLDYLEDSSAETDANFVMTGTGGIVEIQGTAEGTPFTDEEFASLMALAKGGIAELVAMQKQAIAG